The sequence GTTGATCACTCTCGCCTCGTTGCCGGTGTATTCAGTTTTGTTTCGGACGCTCTCCGTAACCGGCCTCGCGATTGCGTCCGATATTGGAATCGCAGCGAACGCCCTGGCGATTGCCCTGTTACTGCATCTGCGTGGGATGGTATCGCTCGGGGGAATGAACTGGAAGGAACTAGGCAAGGCGGCGCTGATTGGAATCGCGTCCGGTGGGCTGAGCTATGAGGTGACGCGCATCATTGCACTCGATGGCAGCCGCCGAGCCGATTTGCTCGCCCTCGTGCTCGGCACGTTAACCTGGGCCGGGGCCGTGGCCGCAGGGTTATGGCTTTTGCGCTCGCAACTTCCAGCCGCCCTGCGTAGAAAAAGCTGAAGATCCAGAAGTCCTCTGTGACCTCCGTGTCCTCCGTGGTTCAAGCTTTTGTGTCCCAACCACAGAGGTCACGGAGGTCACAGAGGAATGCATTTTGCAAAAAGAAAAAGGCATCTCCCAACCGGGGGATGCCTTTGATAACCAGTCGACTTTGAAACTTACGCCCGCGCCGCCACAGCCTCTGGTGCCGACACAGACGACTCTTTCTTAACTTCTTCCGGCTTGCCACCCGCTTTGCGGATGTCGATACCGCCCTTGAAGAAGGCGCCGTCTTCAATCGAGATTCTGGCTGCGACGACGTCGCCGGTGAGCGAACCGTCGCTGCGGATATCGACGCGATCACTGGCGGTCAGATTGCCGCGGACTTTGCCCAGGACAACGATTTCACGCGCGTTGATGTTGGCTGCGACCACGCCATTGCGGCCGACCGTGACGCGATTGCCGGAGAGGTTGATCGAACCTTCGACCCGGCCATCAATATAAAGTGATTCGGACCCGGTAACTTCGCCTTTGATCACAAGGGACTTGCCGATCGTCGCCTGGTCAGAAGTGGTGGTGGTCACCGGACGCGCGGGCGCAGCGGGTTCGCTGGTTACGGGCGCGGTCGGTGTAGACATCGTCGGACGTTCCGGCTCCGCCGGTCGGCCAGGCGTTCCAGGTTGATTGGTAGGCTTCCACATTGTGCTCAGATTCCTTTCCTTAATGAGGAATTTCAGATACGTCGCCGCACTTCGGCTGCCAAATGCGATTGTACTCCGGACTTTCCGCGCCAGACTGTGGAAATCCAGTATTTACTAGGTCTTTTCGTGGTTCCCCCCATTGCAACCCCGGTTTCAAGCGGGCAGAAGTCATCGAAAGCGTGTAACCCCTTCCCGGCTCGGCGGTAAATGTTCTATCGCGATAGTATGAAGAGAGCCGCACAAGGGATCCCACCTTGGTGCGGATTCTGGGGAGATTTTATGAGCACTCTGACCGCTTCTTTTGGCCGACCCCTGCCCGGTGAATTCAATCCTTACTACGACAAATACGTTTCTCTAGTGCCCTCTGGCGACATCGTTGGCTTGTTGGAACAGCAGGCGCCAGAAACTGTGGCTCTGTTCAAGTCTTTGAGCGCGAAAGCGCACTTCCGTTATGCTGCGGGCAAATGGAGTGTCAAAGAGATGCTTGGGCACCTCAACGACACCGAGCGGATCATGGCCTATCGCGCGCTGCGGATCGCCCGCGGGGACAAGACACCGTTGGCAGGGTTCGAGCAGGACGACTATGTCCGCGACGGCAACTTTAGCCAGCGGACGCTGGCCGATCTGTTGGACGAATTTCTAACCGTTCGCCAGGCAACGGTGGCGCTGTTCCGGCATGTCGATGCCGAAGGCGGCGCCCGTAAGGGTGTGGCCAACAATTCTCCAGCCAGCGTCCGCGCACTGGCCTACATCATCGCAGGGCACGAATTGCATCACCGGAAAGTGCTGAGTGAGAAATATTTGTGAGGAAGGTGCCAGGTCTTAGGTGTC is a genomic window of Acidobacteriota bacterium containing:
- a CDS encoding polymer-forming cytoskeletal protein is translated as MWKPTNQPGTPGRPAEPERPTMSTPTAPVTSEPAAPARPVTTTTSDQATIGKSLVIKGEVTGSESLYIDGRVEGSINLSGNRVTVGRNGVVAANINAREIVVLGKVRGNLTASDRVDIRSDGSLTGDVVAARISIEDGAFFKGGIDIRKAGGKPEEVKKESSVSAPEAVAARA
- a CDS encoding DinB family protein translates to MSTLTASFGRPLPGEFNPYYDKYVSLVPSGDIVGLLEQQAPETVALFKSLSAKAHFRYAAGKWSVKEMLGHLNDTERIMAYRALRIARGDKTPLAGFEQDDYVRDGNFSQRTLADLLDEFLTVRQATVALFRHVDAEGGARKGVANNSPASVRALAYIIAGHELHHRKVLSEKYL